DNA from Amycolatopsis sp. DSM 110486:
CGACTCGGAGGTGGTGCAGGGCCGCGCCGCAGCTGAGCACCGTGTCGCGTTCGTCGGCGTCTGTGGTGGGGGAGTGTCGGTGCGGGTCGGCGAACAGGTGCAGTGTTCGGTACCCGATGCGCCAGGACCACGGCTGGGTGTTGCGCGCCGACGGTGCGCGGACGGCGGCGGCCACGGCGGTCTTGACCGTGACGGCGTCCGGAATTCGTCGCTCAGGCATGGCCCCCCTCACCCTCGTCTCGTTCCCTCGACTCGAGTGCACCCCGCCCGGACGGAAGAACGAAAGAGTCGAAAGACCATGCCATCGGTCACGACGGGGCTGGCGTCACGTATCGCTGGCTCGGCTGCGGAAGCCCAGGACACCGTGCTGGCTCGGGTCGGTCGTGTGGCCGGCAGGTGCGGGGCGCGGCCCCTGTCTGGGGTCCACGACGCGGCGCCTCACCCCCTGCCTGCGCGGGGAGGAGGTGGCCGCCCGCGCGGGCATCTGCACCGACTACTACACCCGCTGGAACGGGCCCGTGCTCCGAAACCGACGTCGTCGGTACTGCGCGGCCTGACCCGCGCGCTGCGCCTGAAACGCGCGCTGCGCCTGAAACGCGCGCTACTACAGGTCACGGGCTCGTGTTGCTCCCGTCGGGGCAGCTTTGGTGCTGTCGCCTTCGCTGGCTACGAGCAATCGGATTAGGCCCGGGTTCGTTTCCCAGAGCGCAAGGGCGTAACGGCCCTCGTCGGTCGTGCTGCTGATCTACTCGCGGTAGGTGAACGGGTAAAGGGTGCGTTCCGCTGGGGTCGCGCGCACGAGGTTGAGCCCCCTCGTGCCGGAGTAGATTCTCGGTGAATCGGCCGAGCCCGTCGCCAGAGGACGTTGTGCCGGTCTCCGTGTTGATCCGGCACCTCGTGAGTGGTCGTCCCGTGCTCCCCGGGGTCAGTCCGGGAGTTCGGCGGGTACGGCGATCACGTCGACGAGAGCGCCGTTGCGGAGGACGGTGACTTCCATCTGCCGGCCGATGGCGTCGGAGAACAGGCGTTTCTGGAGTGATTGGGCGTTGGGGAGCTGGGTGCCGTCGACGGCGAGGACCAGGTCGGCGGGCTTGAGTCCGCTGCGTGCGGCGGGGCTGTCTTCTACCACCTCGACGATGCGCAGGGCGGTGCGCTGTGCGAATCGTTCGGCTTGGGCCGGTGTCAGGGGTGCCGGGGCGGTGACCAGGCCAAGGTAGGCGCGGCGGACTCTGCCGTCGTGCATCAGTGCGTGGACGATGCGGTGGGTGGTGGCGTTGATGGGGACGGCCAGCCCGAGACCGAAGCCTGCGACGGCGGTGCTGATGCCGATGATCCGGGCGTGGCTGTCGGCCAGTGCGCCGCCGGAGTTGCCGGGGTTGAGCGCGGCGTCGGTTTGGATGACGTTTTCGATCAGCCGTGCGGCGGTGCGGGTGCGGGCCGGGATGCTGCGGCCGAGCGCGCTGACCACTCCGGCGGTGACGGTGCCGGCCAGGCCGAGAGGGTTGCCGACGGCGACGACGAGGGAGCCGACGAGAAGGTTGTCGGCGTCGCCGTATTCCGGTGGGGCGGGGATTTCCCGGTCGGCGCGGATCACGGCGATGTCGGAGAGCGGATCGCTGCCTACGACGTCGAAGCGTGCTTCGGTGCCGTCGGCGAATTCCGCGGTGCCGTGGTTGCCGCCGGAGATGACGTGGGAGTTGGTGATCAGGTGGGATTCGGTGGTCAGCACGACGGCCGACCCGGTGGACTCTCCGCTGCGAGAGCGGACGGTCAATGCCGCGACGCGCGGTGTGAGCTGCGCGGCGACGGAGGTGACGATGGCCGAGTAGGCGTCCAGTGGGTCGGGCTCCGCCTTGTCGTTGTTCATGCTCTACCAACGCGTCTCGCCGCGTGTCCGATTCCGTGGTTCACCGTCAGCGAACTGTGCCTCGCGGTCAGTGGAGGCCCGTGTCTCCTCCCTGCCGCAGCGCCGCGGGCGACACGGGCCACCGGCCTGGGTCGCCGTCCTGAGGGCCGACAGGGCCCAGCGCCGGCGATCAGACGGTGACCGGAGCATCTGCTGGCGGCCCGCGCAGTTGGGTTTTGGCGCCCACGAACCCCGCGACGTTCTGTGCGAACAGCGTCTGGATCGCCGAGAACGGCGCCTCGACCACGCGATTGTCGGTCGGGTGTCCTTGCGTACGAACAGGCGCACGGTCGCCCCGGGCAGCACGCTGATGTGGTCGGCGAAGCCTTCGATCGCGTGGGCGGGGCGGGGTGGGTGTTTCCCCAGCTTGGTGTGGCCTGCTGCAGGGCAACAGCGGGAGAGGTCGTCCCTGCGGTCGGCTTTGTGGTCGGCGACGGAGCCGAGGCAGGCGACGCGGTGAAGCCGGCCGTCAGCAGCAGCGCGGCCAGCATCGCGCCGCACGACACCTTGAACGCCTTCACCTGCTGCTGCGGCGGCAAGCCGAACACGATGCAGGCGATCAGGGAGGTCAGTTTCGCGATCGTCGTCCGGCGGGCCTGAAGCCGCCAGCGACCAATCGCCGAAAAGCAAAGTGATGAGTTAAACAGGTAATCCAGAAGTTAACCAGGTAAGCTATGGGCAAATTGCTAGCTCGTCGAAAAAGTTGTGGACGGGCACTGTGCTCGATCGGCGGTCGAGTTCACATGGGCAGCGGACATACCTAACGGGAATCGTCGATTTAACCGTATTGTTTGGTTCGTCGCCTTTGAATGTGACAGGTGCTCGTCTGACCCTGTTCTGATGGCATCCCGTAACCCGCTGGCCATCCCTTTACTCCGCCAGGGCAATCGCGCGTTCGGTGCGGCGCCGTCTTGGGGTTGTTTAGTTCCCGGAGTCCCCTCCGAACATTTGTTCTGTGAAAGGATCGATGGTGCAAGTTCAACGACGACGGTCTGCCGCGCGCAAGCGCTGGACGATCGCTGGCTCTGCCGTGGTCATGCTCACGGTCGGCGGCGTCGCGTCCGCCGCGGTGGCCCACGTCCCGGACAACCCGTTCGGTACGAGCATGCTCGGCCAGCACGACGCGGCCGGGCGGATCCTGACGTCGGACAACCACTGGATCTCCCCGTTCGGAGCGCGTGCGGCCACGTTCTCCGCGCAATCGATCGGTAGCGCCATCAGCCCGGACGGCTCGAAGGTGGCGGTGCAGACAGGCGGCACCAACTCCGGCACGCCGTCGATCACCATCCTTGACGCCGCAAGCGGTTCGGTGCTGCAGACGTTCGGGGGCACCGGTGTCGCGGCACCGGTGTACTCGCCCGACGGCTCAGCCCTGTATGCCGCCACGACTGCCAGCGTCCTGAAGTACGCAGTCGGCTCCAACGGCATGATCACCAACCCGACCGCGCCGGCGAAGCTCGCGCTGCCGGGCGGGTCGCTGCCGTACGGGCTGACGCTGTCGGCCGACGGCGGGAAGCTGTACCTCGCGCTGAGCGGCAGCAACAAGCTCGGCGTGGTCGACACCGCCACGAACACGCTCACGGCCCAGGTGGCGGTGGGGAATGCGCCGCAGGCCGTCACGATCGCCGGGAACAAGGCGTTCGTGTCGAACCGCGGTGGCCGTACCGCCGTCGCCGGCGACACGACCAACAAGTCCGACGGCACGAACATCGTGTCCGACCCGGTGACCGGCGCTTCGGCGACGGGTACGGTCTCGGTGGTGGACCTCGCGACCAACACGGTCGTCGACACCGTCAACGTCGGTCTCCAGCCGACGTCGCTGACCCAGCACGACGGCGCGGTGTTCGTGACCAACACCAACAGCGACACCGTCTCGGTGATCGACGCGGCCACGCACAAGGTGACGCAGACCGTCAACGTGGAACCGCTGCCGGGTATTCAGGTCGGTTCGTCGCCGAACTCGATCGCGTTCACCGACGCGAAGCACATGCTGGTGAGTGTCGGCCGCGACAACGCGCTCGCGCAGTTCGAATACGACGGCCCCCGCAGACCGGTGAAGTACCAGGGCCTGATCCCGACCGACTGGTACCCCAACCAGGTGCAGTTCGACGCCAGGCTGGGCAAGGTCATCGTCAGCAACCAGCAGGGCATCGGCACCGACGGCGCTCCGCAGAGCTATGCCTACAAGGGCACGCTGACCTCCTTCGCCATGCCGGACGGCCGGCAGCTCGCCGACACGACCCGGCAGGTGTTCAGCAACAACGCCTGGGACCGCCCGGCGCAGGCGGGGAACGAGCAGTCGGACGCCAACGGTCACGGCCGGCTGACAGCGATCCCGCGGCAGCACGGTGAGACGTCGCCGATCAAGCACGTGTTCATGATCATCAAGGAGAACCGGACCTACGACCAGATCCTCGGCGACCTGGGCAAGGGCAACGGCGACCCGTCGCGGACCAGCTTCGGCGCCGCTGTCACGCCGAACGAGCACAGCATGGCGAACACGTTCACGACGTTCGACAACTTCTACGACAACGGCATGCTGTCGGCGGACGGGCACAACTGGCTGACGCAGGCCGAGCCCAACGACTACCTGGCACAGGACGCGGCCAGCGCCTGGGCCCGGAGCTACCCCTACAACGCCCGGGACGCGCTGGCCTACCAGCGCGACGGGTTCATCTGGGACGCCGCCGCACGCGCCGGCAAGTCGGCGCGCAACTACGGCGAATACGAGGCCATCGCCAGCGGAACCCCCGGCTCGTGGCAGCAGTACTACGCGGACTCGCAGATCCTCGAGGGCAAGGCCACCGGCAGCCTCCCGGTGGCGATGGACGCGTACAAGTCGTACTCCGACGTGCCGTCGAACAACGCCATCAGCAACCCGAACTTCCCTCAGTTCAACCTGGCCATCCCCGACCAGTACAAGGTCGACGTCTGGGAGCAGGACTTCAAGAAGGCCGAACAGACTGGTGATCTGCCGGCTCTGACGACCATGTCGCTGCCCAACGACCACACCGGTGGACCCGCGACCCCGCGGGCCCAGGTCGCCGACAACGACCTGGCCGTCGGCCGGATGATCTCCGACATCTCGCAC
Protein-coding regions in this window:
- a CDS encoding S1C family serine protease: MNNDKAEPDPLDAYSAIVTSVAAQLTPRVAALTVRSRSGESTGSAVVLTTESHLITNSHVISGGNHGTAEFADGTEARFDVVGSDPLSDIAVIRADREIPAPPEYGDADNLLVGSLVVAVGNPLGLAGTVTAGVVSALGRSIPARTRTAARLIENVIQTDAALNPGNSGGALADSHARIIGISTAVAGFGLGLAVPINATTHRIVHALMHDGRVRRAYLGLVTAPAPLTPAQAERFAQRTALRIVEVVEDSPAARSGLKPADLVLAVDGTQLPNAQSLQKRLFSDAIGRQMEVTVLRNGALVDVIAVPAELPD
- a CDS encoding bifunctional YncE family protein/alkaline phosphatase family protein, whose amino-acid sequence is MVQVQRRRSAARKRWTIAGSAVVMLTVGGVASAAVAHVPDNPFGTSMLGQHDAAGRILTSDNHWISPFGARAATFSAQSIGSAISPDGSKVAVQTGGTNSGTPSITILDAASGSVLQTFGGTGVAAPVYSPDGSALYAATTASVLKYAVGSNGMITNPTAPAKLALPGGSLPYGLTLSADGGKLYLALSGSNKLGVVDTATNTLTAQVAVGNAPQAVTIAGNKAFVSNRGGRTAVAGDTTNKSDGTNIVSDPVTGASATGTVSVVDLATNTVVDTVNVGLQPTSLTQHDGAVFVTNTNSDTVSVIDAATHKVTQTVNVEPLPGIQVGSSPNSIAFTDAKHMLVSVGRDNALAQFEYDGPRRPVKYQGLIPTDWYPNQVQFDARLGKVIVSNQQGIGTDGAPQSYAYKGTLTSFAMPDGRQLADTTRQVFSNNAWDRPAQAGNEQSDANGHGRLTAIPRQHGETSPIKHVFMIIKENRTYDQILGDLGKGNGDPSRTSFGAAVTPNEHSMANTFTTFDNFYDNGMLSADGHNWLTQAEPNDYLAQDAASAWARSYPYNARDALAYQRDGFIWDAAARAGKSARNYGEYEAIASGTPGSWQQYYADSQILEGKATGSLPVAMDAYKSYSDVPSNNAISNPNFPQFNLAIPDQYKVDVWEQDFKKAEQTGDLPALTTMSLPNDHTGGPATPRAQVADNDLAVGRMISDISHSRFWKDSAVFVFEDDTQAGTDHVDGHRAPFFIASPYAKRGVVNSEYFTQVNAVKTIEQILGMQPLNQEDRAATPMFSAFTDTPNVTPYTTVANQIPLTEGVSNLIPVTPASGSPSAQASVAPAAPADQQQTADAWAQWHQNVAMPKLTGEHAQVDGVNQPQLGRYDWYTSTGWIKPFPGDNKILRPDEVPGRYLFNDDNQ